From the Pseudomonas baltica genome, one window contains:
- the tri1 gene encoding ADP-ribosylarginine hydrolase Tri1, which translates to MIDLRSSTEAIDQYIARYADLLPPPSPQLRQRMDYTLAPDAPKPANVKPAWLTSRACTLTEEQALDRAKGCLLGLAIGDAVGTTLEFLPRDREHVDDMVGGGPFKLQPGEWTDDTSMALCLADMYLAKNDFDYQDFAERLCRWYQKGENSHNQRCFDIGNATREALEGFLAKGLGWYGNDHPSTAGNGSIIRLAPTALFWRHSLSATWQQSAAQSRPTHRAMEAVSCCQLFGAQLNLALNGADKDEALAPKVRPLFPRPLLINAGEYKQKTREQIRSSGYVVDTLEAALWAVWNTDNFRDAILLAANLGDDADSVAATAGQMAGALYGVSGIPPEWVRDVAWSEHIQSLAQQLFERGPVHYERDGVIYG; encoded by the coding sequence ATGATTGATTTAAGAAGCTCCACCGAAGCCATCGATCAATACATCGCGCGATATGCCGATCTGCTCCCACCGCCGTCGCCGCAGTTGCGTCAACGCATGGACTACACCTTGGCGCCCGATGCGCCCAAGCCAGCGAATGTAAAGCCGGCCTGGCTCACTTCCAGGGCCTGCACCCTCACCGAAGAGCAAGCGCTCGACCGAGCCAAGGGCTGTCTACTGGGGCTGGCGATCGGCGATGCCGTGGGCACGACCTTGGAGTTTCTGCCGCGCGACCGCGAGCACGTCGACGACATGGTCGGTGGTGGGCCGTTCAAGCTTCAGCCGGGGGAATGGACCGACGACACCAGCATGGCGCTGTGCCTCGCCGATATGTATTTGGCCAAGAACGACTTCGACTATCAGGACTTCGCCGAGCGCCTGTGCCGCTGGTACCAGAAAGGCGAGAACAGTCATAACCAGCGCTGCTTCGACATTGGCAACGCTACTCGCGAAGCGCTTGAGGGTTTTCTGGCAAAAGGCCTAGGCTGGTACGGCAACGATCACCCGTCCACGGCGGGTAACGGTTCGATTATCCGTTTGGCGCCCACTGCGCTCTTCTGGCGGCACTCGCTATCGGCGACCTGGCAGCAAAGTGCAGCCCAAAGCCGTCCAACGCATCGGGCGATGGAGGCCGTGAGCTGTTGCCAACTGTTCGGTGCGCAGTTGAATCTCGCCCTTAACGGAGCAGATAAAGATGAGGCCTTGGCGCCGAAGGTACGCCCGTTATTCCCGCGTCCTTTGCTGATCAATGCGGGGGAGTACAAACAAAAGACCCGTGAACAGATCCGTTCTTCGGGGTATGTGGTCGACACGCTGGAAGCAGCATTATGGGCGGTATGGAACACTGACAATTTCAGAGACGCTATTTTGCTGGCTGCGAATCTGGGCGACGATGCCGACAGTGTGGCGGCAACGGCCGGGCAGATGGCCGGGGCGCTGTATGGCGTATCGGGGATACCGCCTGAGTGGGTGCGGGATGTGGCGTGGTCAGAGCATATCCAAAGCCTAGCGCAGCAGCTGTTCGAGCGTGGGCCTGTTCATTACGAGCGCGATGGCGTTATTTACGGATAG
- a CDS encoding DUF6966 domain-containing protein, translating to MKNLKEIEAILVRVSVLLRLGGKDEWADRIDDYQMLLARDAPNGISRIIRLYGGMGSINDIVLYRKGQPLIKENNELDQLLSRLHELCVNA from the coding sequence ATGAAAAACCTGAAGGAAATAGAAGCCATCCTGGTTCGCGTGTCTGTACTTTTACGCCTTGGCGGCAAAGACGAATGGGCTGATCGGATCGACGATTATCAAATGCTTCTGGCGCGCGATGCTCCCAATGGCATTTCGAGAATCATTAGGCTGTATGGCGGCATGGGTTCGATCAATGACATCGTTTTGTACCGCAAGGGACAGCCATTGATAAAAGAGAATAACGAGCTCGATCAGTTGCTTTCCAGGCTACACGAGCTTTGTGTAAATGCGTGA
- a CDS encoding SCP2 sterol-binding domain-containing protein → MKFRFLLWALGLLMARASRKNPAFEQQLAGKDLTFQLQTADSKVARHFTVKNQRVSSRSGTVAEPAFAIVFKDAGYGFATLQAKNKQLAFMQGIQDKHIQITGNTGLVMWFQGLMKYLMPRKRKV, encoded by the coding sequence ATGAAGTTTCGCTTCCTCCTCTGGGCCCTTGGCCTGCTGATGGCGCGTGCCAGCCGCAAGAATCCTGCGTTCGAACAGCAGCTGGCTGGTAAGGACCTGACCTTCCAGCTACAAACGGCGGACTCCAAGGTCGCCCGGCATTTCACCGTCAAAAACCAGCGCGTCAGCAGCCGCAGCGGCACGGTGGCTGAACCGGCGTTTGCGATTGTGTTCAAGGATGCCGGGTATGGCTTTGCCACGCTGCAGGCGAAGAACAAGCAACTGGCGTTCATGCAGGGAATTCAGGACAAGCACATCCAGATCACTGGCAACACGGGGTTGGTGATGTGGTTTCAGGGGTTGATGAAGTATCTGATGCCGCGCAAGAGGAAGGTTTAA
- a CDS encoding aminoacyl-tRNA deacylase and HDOD domain-containing protein, whose translation MTEVALDVPAPIAPRVIQNLLDKQGIAFTEVHDHVGLDRARKVQAVLLADAVGALMVLVPQNQLIDLNRLEEVTGRKLTALPLSKLKRMLNEHGLSVLPGLPTLTSSPCLYDERLLQPESLLISSGETGLLLEISSEDFKKTLVKASSGNFGEPVVTIARNLDRPNDDPAEITKAVQKFTARRIQQRLEATIEIPPLPETAQKIIKLRVDPNATIDDITGVVETDPSLAAQVVSWAASPYYASPGKIRSVEDAIVRVLGFDLVINLALGLALGKTLSLPKDHPQHATPYWQQSIYTAAVIEGLTRAIPRAQRPEAGLTYLAGLLHNFGYLLLAHVFPPHFSLICRHLEVNPHLSHSYIEQHLLGISREQIGAWLMRFWDLPEELAAALRFQQDPSYDGENALYPNLVCLSVRLLRSRGIGSDTDDGIPDELLERVGLSREKAEDVVNKVIEAEALLRELASQFNS comes from the coding sequence ATGACTGAAGTTGCATTGGACGTTCCCGCACCGATCGCCCCGCGTGTGATCCAGAACTTGCTCGACAAACAGGGTATCGCGTTCACCGAAGTGCATGACCATGTGGGGCTCGACCGCGCCCGCAAGGTGCAGGCTGTGTTGCTCGCCGATGCCGTCGGTGCACTGATGGTGCTGGTTCCGCAGAACCAGTTGATCGACCTCAATCGTCTCGAGGAAGTCACCGGCCGCAAGCTCACCGCGCTGCCACTGAGCAAACTCAAGCGCATGCTCAACGAACATGGCCTGAGCGTACTGCCTGGCCTGCCAACCCTGACCAGTTCGCCCTGCCTCTACGACGAGCGTCTGCTGCAGCCCGAGTCGCTGCTGATCAGTTCGGGCGAGACCGGCCTGCTGCTGGAAATCTCCAGCGAAGACTTCAAGAAGACCCTGGTCAAGGCCAGCTCCGGTAATTTCGGCGAGCCGGTGGTGACCATCGCCCGCAACCTGGATCGCCCTAACGACGACCCGGCAGAAATCACCAAGGCCGTGCAGAAGTTTACCGCGCGGCGCATCCAGCAGCGCCTCGAAGCGACCATCGAGATCCCGCCGCTGCCTGAAACCGCGCAAAAGATCATCAAGCTGCGGGTCGACCCCAACGCCACCATCGATGACATCACCGGCGTGGTCGAGACCGATCCGTCGCTGGCAGCACAGGTCGTCAGCTGGGCCGCTTCGCCCTACTACGCCTCGCCGGGCAAGATCCGTTCGGTGGAAGATGCCATCGTCCGCGTGCTGGGCTTCGACCTGGTGATCAACCTGGCGCTGGGCCTGGCCCTCGGCAAGACCCTGAGCCTGCCCAAGGACCATCCGCAACACGCCACACCATACTGGCAGCAGTCGATCTACACCGCCGCCGTGATTGAAGGCCTGACCCGTGCCATTCCTCGCGCCCAGCGCCCGGAAGCCGGCCTCACCTACCTGGCCGGCCTGCTGCACAACTTCGGTTACCTGCTGCTGGCCCATGTGTTTCCGCCGCACTTCTCGTTGATCTGCCGGCACCTGGAGGTCAACCCGCACCTGAGCCACAGCTACATCGAGCAACACCTGCTGGGCATCAGCCGCGAGCAGATCGGTGCCTGGCTGATGCGCTTCTGGGACCTGCCCGAGGAATTGGCCGCGGCCCTGCGCTTCCAGCAGGACCCGTCCTATGATGGCGAAAACGCGCTGTATCCGAACCTGGTATGCCTGTCGGTGCGCCTGCTGCGTAGCCGCGGCATCGGTAGTGATACTGACGACGGTATCCCGGACGAACTGCTCGAGCGAGTTGGCCTGAGCCGCGAAAAAGCCGAGGATGTGGTCAACAAGGTGATCGAAGCCGAAGCGCTGCTGCGCGAACTGGCTTCGCAGTTCAATAGCTGA
- the recG gene encoding ATP-dependent DNA helicase RecG, whose translation MTELSKVSVTALKGVGEAMAEKLAKVGLENLQDVLFHLPLRYQDRTRVVPIGALRPGQDAVIEGVVSGADVSMGKRRSLLVRLGDGTGSLSLRFYHFSNAQKEALKRGTHLRCYGEARPGASGLEIYHPEYRALTGDEQIPVEQNLTPIYPTTEGLTQARLRQLSQQALSMLGPRSLPDWLPQELARDYQLAPLDDAIRYLHHPPPDADLEELALGHHWAQHRLAFEELLTHQLSQQRLRESLKSQRAPALPVASRLPAQYLANLGFTPTGAQQRVGKEIAYDLSQPEPMLRLIQGDVGAGKTVVAALAALQALEAGYQVALMAPTEILAEQHFANFQRWLEPLGIEVAWLAGKLKGKHRVHALERIAAGAPMVVGTHALFQPEVQFHRLALVVIDEQHRFGVQQRLALREKGVSINGIGTKLCPHQLIMTATPIPRTLAMSAYADLDTSILDELPPGRTPVNTVLVVDTRRIEVIERVRAACAEGRQAYWVCTLIEESEELTCQAAETTFEELGSALGELRVGLIHGRMKPAEKAAIMAEFKQGHLQLLVATTVIEVGVDVPNASLMIIENPERLGLAQLHQLRGRVGRGSAASHCVLLYHPPLSQIGRERLGIMRETNDGFVIAEKDLQIRGPGEMLGTRQTGLLQFKVADLMRDADLLPAVRDAAQALIARWPEHVTPLLERWLRHGQQYGQV comes from the coding sequence ATGACTGAGCTGTCCAAGGTCTCGGTCACGGCGCTCAAGGGCGTCGGCGAGGCAATGGCTGAAAAGCTCGCCAAGGTCGGCCTCGAAAACCTGCAGGACGTGCTGTTTCACTTGCCCTTGCGCTATCAGGACCGCACCCGCGTGGTGCCCATTGGCGCCCTGCGTCCGGGCCAGGATGCGGTGATCGAAGGGGTGGTCAGCGGCGCCGACGTGTCCATGGGCAAGCGCCGCAGCCTGCTGGTGCGCCTGGGCGACGGTACCGGTTCGCTGAGCCTGCGCTTCTACCACTTCAGCAACGCGCAGAAAGAAGCGCTCAAGCGCGGCACCCATTTGCGCTGCTACGGCGAAGCCCGCCCCGGCGCCTCGGGCCTGGAAATCTACCATCCCGAATACCGCGCCCTGACCGGCGACGAGCAGATCCCGGTGGAGCAGAACCTCACGCCCATCTACCCGACCACCGAGGGCCTGACCCAGGCGCGCCTGCGTCAGCTTTCGCAGCAGGCGCTGAGCATGCTCGGGCCGCGCAGCCTGCCGGATTGGCTGCCCCAGGAGCTGGCGCGAGACTATCAACTGGCGCCGCTGGACGATGCCATCCGCTACCTGCATCATCCGCCGCCCGACGCCGACCTTGAAGAGCTCGCCCTGGGTCATCACTGGGCCCAGCATCGTCTGGCGTTTGAGGAACTGCTGACCCACCAACTGTCCCAGCAGCGCCTGCGCGAGAGCCTCAAGTCTCAGCGCGCGCCAGCCTTGCCGGTGGCCAGCCGCCTGCCGGCGCAGTACCTGGCCAACCTCGGCTTCACCCCCACCGGCGCCCAGCAGCGCGTCGGCAAAGAGATCGCCTACGACCTCAGCCAACCCGAGCCCATGCTGCGCTTGATCCAAGGCGATGTCGGCGCCGGCAAGACGGTAGTCGCCGCCCTGGCAGCACTGCAGGCACTCGAAGCCGGCTATCAGGTGGCCCTGATGGCCCCGACCGAGATCCTCGCCGAGCAGCACTTCGCCAACTTCCAGCGCTGGCTCGAGCCCCTCGGCATCGAAGTCGCCTGGCTGGCGGGCAAGCTCAAGGGCAAGCACCGCGTGCACGCGCTGGAGCGTATCGCGGCCGGCGCGCCCATGGTGGTCGGCACTCACGCGCTGTTCCAGCCCGAGGTGCAGTTCCATCGCCTGGCCCTGGTGGTCATCGACGAGCAACACCGCTTCGGCGTCCAGCAGCGCCTGGCACTGCGCGAGAAAGGCGTGAGTATCAACGGCATCGGCACAAAGCTCTGCCCGCACCAGTTGATCATGACCGCGACGCCGATCCCGCGCACGCTGGCCATGAGCGCCTACGCCGACCTCGACACCTCGATCCTCGACGAACTGCCGCCGGGCCGCACGCCAGTGAACACCGTGCTGGTGGTCGACACGCGGCGCATCGAAGTCATCGAACGGGTCCGCGCTGCCTGTGCCGAGGGGCGCCAGGCGTATTGGGTGTGCACCCTGATCGAAGAGTCCGAAGAACTCACCTGCCAGGCCGCCGAAACCACCTTCGAAGAACTCGGCAGCGCCCTCGGCGAGCTACGCGTGGGCCTGATTCACGGGCGCATGAAGCCCGCCGAAAAGGCCGCGATCATGGCCGAATTCAAGCAAGGCCACCTGCAATTGCTGGTCGCGACCACGGTGATCGAGGTCGGCGTCGACGTGCCCAACGCCAGCCTGATGATCATCGAAAACCCCGAACGCCTGGGCCTGGCGCAGTTGCACCAATTGCGCGGCCGCGTTGGTCGCGGCAGCGCGGCCAGCCACTGCGTATTGCTCTATCACCCACCGCTGTCGCAGATCGGCCGCGAACGCCTGGGTATCATGCGCGAGACCAACGATGGTTTCGTCATCGCCGAGAAAGACCTGCAGATCCGTGGACCGGGCGAGATGCTAGGTACGCGCCAGACCGGGCTGCTACAGTTCAAGGTGGCTGACCTGATGCGCGATGCCGACCTGTTGCCCGCCGTTCGCGATGCTGCGCAAGCCTTGATTGCACGCTGGCCTGAACATGTCACACCGCTGTTGGAGCGCTGGTTGCGCCACGGCCAGCAATACGGCCAGGTTTGA
- a CDS encoding hydrogen peroxide-inducible genes activator, which produces MTLTELRYIVTLAQEQHFGHAAERCHVSQPTLSVGVKKLEDELGVLIFERSKSAVRLTPVGEGIVAQAQKVLEQAQGIRELAQAGKNQLTAPLKVGAIYTVGPYLFPHLIPQLHRVAPQMPLYIEENFTHVLRDKLRNGELDAIIIALPFNEADVLTLPLYDEPFYVLMPSDHPWTRKETIDAGLLNDKSLLLLGEGHCFRDQVLEACPTLAKGSDAARHTTVESSSLETIRHMVASGLGVSVLPLSAVDSHHYQPGVIEVRPLTPPAAFRTVAIAWRASFPRPKAIEILADSVRLCSVAKPLVPTAKVAS; this is translated from the coding sequence ATGACCCTTACAGAATTGCGCTACATCGTCACTCTCGCCCAAGAGCAACACTTCGGTCACGCGGCCGAGCGTTGCCACGTCAGCCAGCCGACCTTGTCGGTGGGAGTGAAGAAACTCGAGGATGAACTCGGTGTGCTGATCTTCGAGCGCAGCAAGAGCGCGGTGCGCCTGACGCCGGTCGGCGAGGGCATCGTCGCCCAGGCGCAGAAGGTCCTCGAACAGGCCCAGGGCATCCGCGAACTGGCCCAGGCCGGCAAGAACCAGCTCACCGCACCGCTCAAGGTCGGCGCCATCTATACCGTCGGCCCCTACCTGTTCCCGCACCTGATCCCGCAACTGCATCGTGTCGCACCGCAGATGCCGCTGTATATCGAAGAGAACTTCACCCATGTGCTGCGCGACAAACTGCGCAACGGTGAACTCGACGCGATCATCATCGCCCTGCCGTTCAACGAAGCCGACGTGCTGACCCTGCCGCTCTACGATGAGCCGTTCTACGTGCTGATGCCGAGCGACCACCCGTGGACGCGCAAGGAAACCATCGACGCCGGCCTGCTCAACGACAAGAGCCTGCTGCTGCTCGGCGAAGGTCATTGCTTCCGCGACCAGGTGCTCGAAGCGTGCCCGACGCTGGCCAAAGGCTCGGATGCTGCGCGCCACACCACCGTGGAATCCAGCTCGCTGGAAACCATCCGCCACATGGTCGCCTCGGGCCTGGGCGTGTCGGTGCTGCCGCTGTCGGCTGTCGATAGCCATCACTACCAGCCCGGCGTGATCGAAGTGCGGCCGCTGACCCCACCGGCGGCCTTCCGCACGGTCGCCATTGCCTGGCGCGCCAGTTTCCCGCGGCCCAAGGCGATCGAGATCCTCGCGGACTCGGTGCGCCTGTGCTCGGTGGCCAAGCCCCTGGTGCCGACGGCCAAAGTCGCGTCATGA
- a CDS encoding energy transducer TonB: MITTRQRMTRYGGSLAVVLGIHALAIVIALKWPAPKPIELPPQAMMVEIAPLPEPAPPPPPKVITPPTPPEPVEEVPLPKVAEAPKPEIAIPKPPPKPKPKPKPLPPKPEKKPEPPKEQPPAEKTVDTAPAKESAPKAEKSEPTMPSNSNALPSWQGDLLRHLAKFKKYPEDARRRGTQGVVKLRFTVDAEGKVLSYAIAGESGSASLDRATLDMIRRAQPLPVPPKELLNNGSLEVVAPFVYSLDKR; encoded by the coding sequence ATGATCACCACGCGCCAACGAATGACGCGTTACGGTGGCAGCCTGGCGGTCGTGCTGGGGATCCACGCCCTGGCGATCGTCATCGCCCTCAAGTGGCCCGCGCCCAAGCCCATCGAGTTGCCTCCCCAGGCGATGATGGTCGAGATCGCGCCGCTCCCTGAGCCGGCACCTCCGCCGCCACCCAAGGTCATCACGCCGCCAACGCCACCAGAACCCGTGGAAGAGGTGCCGCTGCCCAAGGTTGCAGAAGCGCCGAAGCCAGAAATCGCTATTCCCAAGCCGCCACCCAAGCCGAAACCCAAGCCCAAGCCGCTGCCGCCCAAGCCTGAGAAGAAGCCTGAGCCGCCGAAGGAGCAGCCGCCAGCGGAAAAAACCGTGGACACCGCACCGGCCAAGGAGTCTGCGCCCAAGGCGGAAAAGTCCGAGCCAACGATGCCGTCCAACAGCAACGCGCTGCCAAGCTGGCAGGGTGACCTGCTGCGCCATCTGGCCAAGTTCAAGAAATACCCTGAAGATGCTCGTCGTCGTGGTACTCAGGGGGTAGTCAAGCTGCGCTTCACTGTGGACGCCGAAGGCAAAGTGCTGTCCTATGCCATCGCGGGTGAATCTGGCAGTGCCTCGCTGGATCGCGCCACCCTCGACATGATCCGCCGCGCGCAGCCGTTGCCGGTTCCGCCGAAGGAGCTGCTCAACAACGGCAGCCTGGAAGTGGTCGCGCCTTTCGTTTATTCCCTGGATAAACGCTGA
- the exbD gene encoding TonB system transport protein ExbD, with amino-acid sequence MGLHLNEGGDDLAENHEINVTPFIDVMLVLLIVFMIAAPLATVDIKVDLPASTAKPVPRPEKPVFLSVKMDKSLYVGDDKVDAAQLGQYLDNKTKGKKDTTIFFQADKGVDYGELMDVMNSLRAAGYLKVGLVGLETAPKK; translated from the coding sequence GTGGGCCTGCATCTGAACGAAGGCGGCGACGATCTCGCCGAGAATCACGAAATCAACGTCACGCCGTTCATCGACGTCATGCTGGTGCTGCTGATCGTGTTCATGATCGCTGCACCGCTGGCGACGGTAGACATCAAGGTCGACCTGCCCGCCTCCACCGCCAAGCCAGTGCCCCGACCCGAGAAGCCAGTGTTCCTCAGCGTGAAGATGGACAAGAGCCTGTACGTGGGCGATGACAAGGTCGACGCAGCCCAACTCGGGCAGTACCTGGACAACAAGACCAAGGGCAAGAAAGACACCACCATCTTCTTCCAGGCCGACAAGGGCGTGGACTACGGTGAGCTGATGGACGTCATGAATTCCCTGCGCGCCGCCGGTTATCTGAAGGTCGGCCTGGTCGGACTTGAGACGGCGCCGAAGAAATGA
- the exbB gene encoding tonB-system energizer ExbB, producing the protein MTRTEPLASPTKLRSLPRAWRGIAALLLGLALIPNAFAEDPTHPVTAPAAVSAAPATAPVDTSAAPAASAPAASQVAPDDAQAPADTSLGMAHDLSPWGMFQNADIVVKVVMIGLALASIITWTIWIAKGCELVGAKRRLKGEIAALKRAGTLKDAAETAAQKGTLANLLVHDALEEMHLSANTREKEGIKERVSFRLERLVAACGRNMSMGTGVLATIGSTAPFVGLFGTVWGIMNSFIGIARTQTTNLAVVAPGIAEALLATALGLVAAIPAVVIYNVFARSIAGYKAQVSDASAQVLLLVSRDLDRQPGERAAQPQMVKVG; encoded by the coding sequence ATGACTCGTACCGAACCTCTAGCATCGCCAACCAAGCTTCGCAGCCTGCCACGCGCATGGCGAGGTATCGCGGCCTTGTTGCTCGGCCTGGCGCTGATACCCAATGCCTTTGCTGAAGACCCGACCCACCCTGTCACCGCCCCGGCCGCCGTTTCCGCCGCGCCCGCTACGGCACCGGTAGACACTTCTGCCGCGCCAGCCGCCAGCGCCCCGGCCGCATCGCAAGTCGCCCCGGATGACGCACAAGCCCCTGCAGATACTTCGCTGGGCATGGCCCACGACCTGTCCCCCTGGGGCATGTTCCAGAACGCCGACATCGTCGTGAAGGTGGTCATGATCGGCCTTGCACTGGCCTCGATCATCACCTGGACCATCTGGATCGCCAAGGGCTGCGAGCTGGTAGGCGCTAAGCGTCGCCTCAAAGGCGAGATCGCCGCGCTCAAGCGCGCCGGTACTCTCAAGGATGCCGCCGAGACTGCTGCCCAGAAAGGCACCCTGGCCAACCTGCTGGTGCATGACGCGCTCGAAGAAATGCACCTGTCGGCCAATACCCGCGAAAAAGAAGGCATCAAGGAGCGCGTGTCGTTCCGCCTCGAGCGCCTGGTCGCGGCCTGCGGTCGCAACATGAGCATGGGCACTGGCGTACTGGCCACCATTGGCTCCACCGCCCCCTTCGTCGGCCTGTTCGGTACCGTGTGGGGCATCATGAACAGCTTCATCGGCATCGCCAGAACCCAGACCACCAACCTCGCCGTGGTCGCCCCCGGCATCGCCGAAGCGCTGCTGGCCACGGCCCTGGGCCTGGTCGCGGCCATCCCTGCGGTGGTCATCTACAACGTTTTCGCCCGCTCCATCGCCGGCTACAAGGCACAGGTCTCCGACGCTTCCGCCCAGGTCCTGCTGCTGGTCAGCCGCGACCTCGACCGTCAGCCAGGCGAGCGTGCCGCTCAGCCACAAATGGTCAAGGTGGGGTAA
- a CDS encoding SDR family oxidoreductase, whose amino-acid sequence MSTPTLLIAGCGDVGSRLARQMIAQGWAVHGLRRSPGKLPEGVLPIAADLFDERCPAAWPTGPLDYLVYCLAASTHDEAGYQAAYVQGLKHVLGWLQQHGQRPRRVFFVSSSSVYGQLAGKWVDETSAVEPSGFSGRIMVEAENTLLHSGLPATVVRLTGIYGPGRERLLTQVREGYCVAEDPPLYGNRIHSDDAAGLLAFLLGSDAAGKALANVYIGVDDAPAPLAEVVAWLREYLGVTDWQAEAQVRRTGSKRCSNALARQLGWVPRYPSYREGYAAIITEAL is encoded by the coding sequence ATGAGCACGCCCACACTTTTGATCGCCGGTTGCGGTGACGTCGGCAGTCGCCTGGCCCGGCAGATGATCGCTCAGGGCTGGGCCGTGCACGGGCTGCGCCGCTCGCCCGGCAAGCTGCCCGAAGGCGTGTTGCCGATAGCGGCCGATTTGTTCGATGAGCGCTGTCCGGCCGCCTGGCCCACGGGTCCGTTGGACTACCTGGTGTATTGCCTGGCAGCGTCGACCCATGACGAGGCCGGTTATCAGGCGGCTTATGTACAAGGCCTCAAGCACGTACTCGGGTGGTTGCAGCAGCACGGGCAGCGGCCACGACGAGTGTTTTTCGTGTCCAGCAGCAGTGTCTACGGCCAGTTGGCAGGGAAATGGGTCGATGAGACCTCGGCGGTGGAGCCCAGTGGGTTTTCCGGCAGGATCATGGTCGAGGCCGAGAACACCCTGCTGCACAGCGGCTTGCCGGCGACAGTGGTGCGCTTGACCGGTATCTACGGCCCCGGCCGCGAGCGTTTGCTGACCCAGGTGCGCGAGGGTTACTGCGTGGCCGAGGATCCACCCTTGTATGGCAACCGCATTCACAGTGATGACGCTGCGGGCTTGCTGGCGTTTCTGCTAGGCAGTGACGCGGCGGGTAAGGCCTTGGCCAATGTCTACATAGGTGTGGACGACGCGCCGGCGCCGCTGGCCGAGGTGGTCGCCTGGTTGCGCGAGTATCTGGGCGTGACCGATTGGCAAGCCGAAGCCCAGGTCCGCCGCACTGGCAGCAAGCGCTGCAGCAACGCTCTGGCGCGGCAGTTGGGCTGGGTGCCGCGTTATCCCAGCTACCGCGAAGGCTATGCGGCGATCATCACAGAAGCTCTGTAG
- a CDS encoding RidA family protein, which translates to MTKTVITSDKAPAAIGTYSQAIKAGNTVYMSGQIPLDPKTMELVEGFEAQTVQVFENLKAVAEAAGGSFKDIVKLNIFLTDLSHFAKVNEIMGRYFEQPYPARAAIGVAALPRGAQVEMDAILVIE; encoded by the coding sequence ATGACCAAGACCGTGATCACCAGCGACAAGGCCCCCGCCGCCATCGGCACTTATTCCCAGGCCATCAAGGCCGGCAATACGGTCTATATGTCCGGGCAGATTCCGCTCGATCCAAAGACCATGGAGCTGGTCGAAGGCTTCGAAGCCCAGACCGTGCAGGTCTTCGAAAACCTCAAGGCCGTGGCCGAAGCGGCTGGCGGTTCGTTCAAGGACATCGTCAAGCTGAACATCTTCCTGACCGACCTGAGCCACTTCGCCAAGGTCAATGAAATCATGGGCCGCTACTTCGAGCAGCCCTACCCTGCGCGCGCCGCCATTGGCGTTGCAGCACTGCCGCGTGGCGCCCAGGTCGAGATGGACGCTATTCTGGTCATCGAATAA